Proteins found in one Melospiza georgiana isolate bMelGeo1 chromosome 1, bMelGeo1.pri, whole genome shotgun sequence genomic segment:
- the KCNV1 gene encoding potassium voltage-gated channel subfamily V member 1, with amino-acid sequence MKSPPCCMSLSSQASLEEPGSSTSLGSLESSVFSSEEEQGPLLQKVIPSLDCFTINVGGSRFVMSQQTLSCYPDTRLGKLAVVVSAARDVASGLLELCDDANLVENEYFFDRSSQAFHYILNYYQTGRLHVMEQLCALSFLQEIQYWGLDELSIDSCCRDRYFRRKELSEALDIKKDAEELDAQDEEEDFSGSLCPNVRQKLWELLEKPGSSAAARTFGTLSMVFVVVSIANMALISVELSWLAPALLDALEYLCIAWFTAEFVLRLLCARDRCRFLRSVANIIDLLAILPFYITLLVESLCGGESSQELENVGRIVQVLRLLRALRMLKLGRHSTGLRSLGMTIAQCYEEVGLLLLFLSVGISIFSTVEYFVEQGVPGTTFTSVPGAWWWATTSMTTVGYGDIRPDTTIGKVVAFMCILSGILVLALPIAIINDRFSACYFTLKIKEAALRQREALKKLMKNSSSDSNINVNLRDIYARSVMDMLRLKSRERASTRSSGADEFWF; translated from the exons ATGAAGTCGCCTCCCTGCTGCATGTCTCTTTCTTCCCAAGCATCCTTGGAGGAACCGGGGAGTAGCACATCCCTGGGTTCGCTGGAGTCCAGTGTTTTCTCTAGTGAGGAAGAGCAGGGGCCCCTGCTCCAGAAGGTCATTCCCTCTCTGGACTGCTTTACTATCAATGTAGGAGGCAGCCGCTTTGTGATGTCCCAGCAAACTTTGTCTTGCTACCCTGACACCCGTCTTGGCAAACTGGCAGTAGTGGTCTCTGCTGCCCGGGACGTGGCTTCTGGCCTCCTTGAGCTTTGTGATGATGCCAACCTTGTGGAGAATGAGTATTTCTTTGACCGGAGCTCACAGGCGTTTCACTACATCCTGAATTACTACCAGACAGGGAGGCTGCATGTGATGGAGCAGCTGTGTgcactctctttcctgcaagAGATCCAGTACTGGGGTTTGGATGAGCTCAGCATTgattcctgctgcagagacCG GTACTtcaggaggaaggagctgagtGAAGCCTTAGACATCAAGAAAGATGCAGAAGAACTGGATGCCCAAGATGAAGAAGAGGACTTTTCTGGTAGCCTCTGTCCCAATGTCAGACAGAAACTTTGGGAACTTTTGGAAAAGCctggctcctctgcagcagccaggacgTTTGGCACCTTGTCcatggtttttgttgttgtgtcAATTGCCAACATGGCCTTGATTTCAGTAGAGCTCAGCTggctggccccagccctgctggatgcCCTAGAGTACCTGTGCATTGCGTGGTTCACAGCGGAGTTTGTCCTGAGGCTCCTGTGTGCCCGAGATCGGTGCCGCTTCCTGAGGAGTGTGGCAAACATCATAGACCTCCTTGCTATTCTGCCTTTCTACATCACCCTGCTGGTAGAGAGCCTGTGTGGTGGTGAGagctcccaggagctggagaACGTGGGGCGCATTGTCCAAGTGCTGAGACTTCTCAGAGCCCTGCGGATGCTGAAGCTGGGAAGACATTCAACAG GCTTGCGGTCCCTTGGGATGACTATTGCTCAGTGCTATGAGGAGGTTGGccttctgcttcttttcctctctgtagGAATCTCTATATTTTCCACTGTGGAGTACTTTGTTGAACAAGGTGTGCCAGGCACAACTTTCACAAGTGTACCTGGTGCTTGGTGGTGGGCAACAACTTCCATGACAACGGTTGGTTATGGTGACATTAGACCAGACACTACCATTGGTAAGGTAGTAGCCTTTATGTGTATACTGTCAGGAATACTGGTTTTGGCTTTGCCAATAGCTATAATAAATGACCGTTTTTCTGCCTGTTATTTTACTCTGAAGATAAAAGAAGCTGCTCTTCGGCAGCGTGAAGCTTTAAAGAAACTCATGAAGAACTCATCCAGCGATTCAAATATCAACGTGAATTTGCGAGACATATACGCACGCAGTGTCATGGACATGTTGCGGttaaaaagcagagagagagcaAGTACAAGGAGCAGTGGTGCAGATGAATTTTGGTTTTGA